One Gossypium hirsutum isolate 1008001.06 chromosome A11, Gossypium_hirsutum_v2.1, whole genome shotgun sequence genomic window carries:
- the LOC107944121 gene encoding nascent polypeptide-associated complex subunit alpha, muscle-specific form-like: MKSAYLLVILILSFVSSSINAKLYQTQQPSFEVLPKNTPLSPSGFGNGINHAPRLPHSSNVGHSLNFEILPKGEPTPPSTLGKRINTPPPPHQVGHGLNFGILPKGEPTPPSTLEKCKNTPPPPCQVGHDLNFGIFSKGEPTLPSTPEKHINTLPPPRQVGHGLNFGILPKGEPTSPSTLEKRINTPLPPRQVGQGLNFGILPKGEPTPPSAPEKRINTPPLPRQVGHGLNFGILPKGEPIPPSSPEKRINTPPPPRQVGHGLNFGILPKGEPTPPSAPGKRINTPPPPRQVGHGLNFGILLKGEPTPPSAPRKRINTPPPPRQVGQGLNFGILPKGEPTPPFAPRKYINTPPPPLQVGHGLNFGILPKGEPTLPSTPGKRINTSPPPLQVGHGLNFGILPKGEPTPPSAPRKRINTPPPPRQVGHDLNFGILPKGEPTPPFAPRKRINMPPPLLQVGHGLNFGILPKGEPTLPSTVGKRINTSPPPLQVCHGLNFGILPKGEPTPPSAPGKRINTLPPPRQVGHGLNFGILPKGEPTPPCALGKRINTPPPPRQVSHDVYFGILPKAEPTPPSVPEKRINTPPLPHQVGHGLNFGILSKGEPTPPSTLRKRKNTPPPPRQVGHGLNFGILPKGEPTPPSAFKKRINTPPQQRQVGHGLNFGILPKGEPTPPSAPGKRINTPPPPRQVGHSLNFEILPKGESTPPSAPEKHINTPPPPCQVGHGLNFGILLKGETTLPSAPRKCIYMPPPPRQIGQGLSFGILSKGEPTPPSASRKRINTPPSSLQVGHGL, from the coding sequence ATGAAGTCTGCCTATCTGCTTGTAATTCTAATTCTAAGCTTTGTTAGTTCCTCGATCAATGCAAAACTTTACCAAACACAACAACCTAGTTTTGAAGTTTTACCCAAGAACACCCCTCTTTCTCCTTCGGGGTTTGGCAATGGGATAAACCATGCTCCTCGTTTACCTCATTCGAGTAATGTTGGTCATAGTTTGAACTTTGAGATATTACCGAAAGGAGAACCCACTCCACCATCTACCCTTGGAAAACGTATAAATACGCCACCACCACCGCATCAAGTTGGTCACGGTTTGAACTTTGGGATATTACCGAAGGGAGAGCCCACTCCACCATCTACCCTCGAAAAATGTAAAAATACGCCACCACCACCGTGTCAAGTTGGTCACGATTTGAACTTTGGGATATTTTCGAAGGGAGAGCCCACTCTACCATCTACCCCcgaaaaacatataaatacactaccaccaCCGCGTCAAGTTGGTCACGGTTTGAACTTTGGGATATTACCGAAGGGAGAGCCCACTTCACCATCTACCCTCGAAAAACGTATAAATACGCCACTACCACCGCGTCAAGTTGGTCAAGGTTTGAACTTTGGGATATTACCGAAGGGAGAGCCCACTCCACCATCTGCCCCCGAAAAACGTATAAATACACCACCACTACCGCGTCAAGTTGGTCACGGTTTGAACTTTGGGATATTACCGAAGGGAGAGCCCATTCCACCATCTTCCCCCGAAAAACGTATAAATACGCCACCACCACCGCGTCAAGTTGGTCACGGTTTGAACTTTGGGATATTACCGAAGGGAGAGCCCACTCCACCATCTGCCCCCGGAAAACGTATAAATACGCCACCACCACCGCGTCAAGTTGGTCACGGTTTGAACTTTGGGATATTACTGAAAGGAGAGCCCACTCCACCATCTGCCCCTAGAAAACGTATAAATACGCCACCACCACCGCGTCAAGTTGGTCAGGGTTTGAACTTTGGGATATTACCGAAGGGAGAGCCCACTCCACCATTTGCCcctagaaaatatataaatacgcCACCACCACCGCTTCAAGTTGGTCACGGTTTGAACTTTGGGATATTACCTAAGGGAGAGCCCACTCTACCATCTACCCCTGGAAAACGTATAAATACGTCACCGCCACCGCTTCAAGTTGGTCACGGTTTGAACTTTGGGATATTACCGAAGGGAGAGCCCACTCCACCATCTGCCCCTAGAAAACGTATAAATACGCCACCACCACCGCGTCAAGTTGGTCACGATTTGAACTTTGGGATATTACCGAAGGGAGAGCCCACTCCACCATTTGCCCCTAGAAAACGTATAAATATGCCACCACCACTGCTTCAAGTTGGTCACGGTTTGAACTTTGGGATATTACCGAAGGGAGAGCCCACTCTACCATCTACCGTTGGAAAACGTATAAATACGTCACCACCACCGCTTCAAGTTTGTCACGGTTTGAACTTTGGGATATTACCGAAGGGAGAGCCCACTCCACCATCTGCCCCTGGAAAACGTATAAATACGCTACCACCACCGCGTCAAGTTGGTCACGGTTTGAACTTTGGGATATTACCGAAGGGAGAGCCCACTCCACCATGTGCCCTCGGAAAACGTATAAATACGCCACCACCACCGCGTCAAGTTAGTCACGATGTTTACTTTGGGATATTACCGAAGGCAGAGCCCACTCCACCATCTGTCCCCGAAAAACGTATAAATACGCCACCACTACCGCATCAAGTTGGTCACGGTTTGAACTTTGGGATATTATCGAAGGGAGAGCCCACTCCACCATCTACCCTCAGAAAACGTAAAAATACGCCACCACCACCGCGTCAAGTTGGTCACGGTTTGAACTTTGGGATATTACCAAAGGGAGAGCCCACTCCACCATCTGCCTTCAAAAAACGTATAAATACGCCACCACAACAGCGTCAAGTTGGTCACGGTTTGAACTTTGGGATATTACCGAAGGGAGAGCCCACTCCACCATCTGCCCCCGGAAAACGTATAAATACACCACCACCACCGCGTCAAGTTGGTCACAGTTTGAACTTTGAGATATTACCGAAGGGAGAGTCCACTCCACCATCTGCCCctgaaaaacatataaatacgCCACCACCACCGTGTCAAGTTGGTCACGGTTTGAACTTTGGGATCTTATTGAAGGGAGAGACCACTCTACCATCTGCCCCtagaaaatgtatatatatgccaCCACCACCGCGTCAAATTGGTCAGGGTTTGAGCTTTGGGATATTATCGAAGGGAGAGCCCACTCCACCATCTGCCTCTAGAAAACGTATAAATACGCCACCATCATCGCTTCAAGTTGGTCACGGTTTGTGA